From Anopheles stephensi strain Indian unplaced genomic scaffold, UCI_ANSTEP_V1.0 ucontig302, whole genome shotgun sequence, one genomic window encodes:
- the LOC118516497 gene encoding LOW QUALITY PROTEIN: histone H2B-like (The sequence of the model RefSeq protein was modified relative to this genomic sequence to represent the inferred CDS: deleted 1 base in 1 codon), producing MAPKTSGKAAKKSGKAQKNISKSDKKKKRKTRKESYAIYIYKVLKQVHPDTGISSKAMSIMNSFVNDIFERIAAEASRLAHYNKRSTITSREIQTAVRLLLPGELAKHAVSEGTKAVTKYTSSK from the exons atggcaccgaaaaccagtggaaaggctgcgaag aagtctggcaaggcccagaaaaacatctccaagtcggacaagaagaagaaaaggaagacccgcaaggagagctacgctatctacatctacaaggtgttgaagcaggtccacccggacaccggtatttcctcgaaggcgatgagcatcatgaacagtttcgtgaacgacatcttcgagcgcatcgctgccgaagcgtcccgcctggcgcactacaacaagcgctcgacgatcacgtcccgcgaaatccaaaccgccgtccgcctgctgctgcccggtgagctggccaagcacgccgtctccgaaggaaccaaggcagtcaccaagtacaccagctcgaagtaa